In Oncorhynchus masou masou isolate Uvic2021 chromosome 10, UVic_Omas_1.1, whole genome shotgun sequence, a single genomic region encodes these proteins:
- the LOC135547112 gene encoding sterol 26-hydroxylase, mitochondrial isoform X2, which translates to MVVCLAQSMVQRSGRWLLPFPTALSLVYTRAAGGTPSPSVAQPSTSQDKIRTEDDLPRIKTREMLYRLYVQGYYKRLHELQVYEKQLYGPMYKIGVGSINSVALNSVELLEELLRKDERFPSRGDMSLWTDYRDLRGIGYGPFTEEGVKWYNLRTVLNKRMLHPKDSVQYGDVVNEVVSDLIKRIYHLRRTSPTGDRVNNLSNELYRFSLEAVKFIEMKMEAIQKRVDTNQEVEGEYLTYLLSNTKMTNKEVYGSVAELLLAGVDTTSNTMMWAMYLLSRDSNVQNTLYQEVSRCVPGDNIPSAQDVNCMPYLKAVIKETLRMYPVVPLNSRIMAEKDVIIGGHFFPKKTSFTMCHYAISQDEKTFPEPSKFKPERWLRDGRVRPNPFGSIPFGFGVRGCVGRRIAELEMYLALSRIIKLFEIRPDPSTREVKALNRSVLVADRQVNLHFLERTDKAAL; encoded by the exons ATGGTAGTCTGTCTGGCCCAGAGTATGGTGCAGAGGAGCGGTCGCTGGCTCCTGCCGTTCCCTACTGCCCTGTCTCTGGTCTACACCAGGGCTGCAGGAGGCACCCCTTCTCCCTCAGTCGCCCAACCGTCCACCTCCCAGGATAAGATTCGGACCGAGGATGACCTCCCCAGGATCAAAACCAGGGAGATGTTGTACAGATTGTATGTCCAAGGCTACTACAAGCGTCTACATGAGCTACAG GTGTATGAGAAGCAGCTGTACGGCCCCATGTACAAAATAGGCGTAGGCAGCATTAACTCCGTTGCTCTCAACAGTGTGGAGCTACTGGAGGAGCTGCTTAGGAAGGACGAGAGGTTCCCCAGCCGAGGAGACATGTCCCTCTGGACAGACTACCGGGACCTGAGGGGCATTGGTTACGGCCCCTTCACTGA GGAAGGGGTGAAGTGGTACAATCTGAGGACTGTGCTGAACAAGCGCATGCTGCACCCTAAAGACTCGGTGCAGTACGGAGACGTGGTCAACGAGGTGGTCAGCGACCTGATCAAGAGGATCTACCACCTACGCCGGACCAGCCCCACGGGAGACCGGGTGAACAACCTGTCCAATGAGCTCTACCGATTCTCTCTGGAGG CTGTGAAGTTTATTGAGATGAAGATGGAGGCAATTCAGAAGCGAGTGGACACAAACCAGGAAGTTGAGGGAGAATACTTAACGTACCTCCTCTCCAATACAAAGATGACCAATAAGGAGGTGTACGGCAGCGTCGCTGAGCTGTTATTGGCTGGAGTCGATACG ACATCCAATACCATGATGTGGGCGATGTACCTGCTGTCCAGGGACTCCAATGTGCAGAACACCCTTTATCAGGAGGTGTCACGCTGTGTACCAGGAGACAACATTCCATCTGCTCAAGATGTCAACTGCATGCCATACCTCAAGGCTGTAATCAAGGAAACACTAAG AATGTACCCTGTTGTCCCCCTGAACTCACGCATCATGGCAGAGAAGGATGTCATTATTGGCGGACATTTTTTCCCCAAGAAG ACTTCGTTTACAATGTGCCACTACGCCATCAGCCAAGATGAAAAGACATTCCCAGAACCATCGAAGTTCAAGCCTGAACGATGGTTGAGGGACGGCCGAGTCCGGCCAAACCCCTTTGGCTCTATCCCATTTGGTTTTGGGGTTCGGGGTTGCGTAGGTCGTCGGATAGCTGAACTGGAGATGTATCTGGCTTTGTCACGG ATAATCAAGCTATTTGAAATCAGACCGGACCCCAGCACAAGAGAGGTGAAAGCTCTCAATCGCTCCGTCTTAGTAGCAGACAGGCAAGTCAATCTGCACTTCCTGGAGAGGACGGACAAAGCTGCCCTTTGA
- the LOC135547112 gene encoding sterol 26-hydroxylase, mitochondrial isoform X1, giving the protein MVVCLAQSMVQRSGRWLLPFPTALSLVYTRAAGGTPSPSVAQPSTSQDKIRTEDDLPRIKTREMLYRLYVQGYYKRLHELQVYEKQLYGPMYKIGVGSINSVALNSVELLEELLRKDERFPSRGDMSLWTDYRDLRGIGYGPFTEEGVKWYNLRTVLNKRMLHPKDSVQYGDVVNEVVSDLIKRIYHLRRTSPTGDRVNNLSNELYRFSLEGISSILFETRIGCLEEEIPVETQHFIDSIAQMFSYSLPVAMLPKWSRNILPFYGRYIAGWEGIFKFSVKFIEMKMEAIQKRVDTNQEVEGEYLTYLLSNTKMTNKEVYGSVAELLLAGVDTTSNTMMWAMYLLSRDSNVQNTLYQEVSRCVPGDNIPSAQDVNCMPYLKAVIKETLRMYPVVPLNSRIMAEKDVIIGGHFFPKKTSFTMCHYAISQDEKTFPEPSKFKPERWLRDGRVRPNPFGSIPFGFGVRGCVGRRIAELEMYLALSRIIKLFEIRPDPSTREVKALNRSVLVADRQVNLHFLERTDKAAL; this is encoded by the exons ATGGTAGTCTGTCTGGCCCAGAGTATGGTGCAGAGGAGCGGTCGCTGGCTCCTGCCGTTCCCTACTGCCCTGTCTCTGGTCTACACCAGGGCTGCAGGAGGCACCCCTTCTCCCTCAGTCGCCCAACCGTCCACCTCCCAGGATAAGATTCGGACCGAGGATGACCTCCCCAGGATCAAAACCAGGGAGATGTTGTACAGATTGTATGTCCAAGGCTACTACAAGCGTCTACATGAGCTACAG GTGTATGAGAAGCAGCTGTACGGCCCCATGTACAAAATAGGCGTAGGCAGCATTAACTCCGTTGCTCTCAACAGTGTGGAGCTACTGGAGGAGCTGCTTAGGAAGGACGAGAGGTTCCCCAGCCGAGGAGACATGTCCCTCTGGACAGACTACCGGGACCTGAGGGGCATTGGTTACGGCCCCTTCACTGA GGAAGGGGTGAAGTGGTACAATCTGAGGACTGTGCTGAACAAGCGCATGCTGCACCCTAAAGACTCGGTGCAGTACGGAGACGTGGTCAACGAGGTGGTCAGCGACCTGATCAAGAGGATCTACCACCTACGCCGGACCAGCCCCACGGGAGACCGGGTGAACAACCTGTCCAATGAGCTCTACCGATTCTCTCTGGAGG GAATCTCTTCCATCCTGTTTGAGACTCGGATCGGCTGTCTGGAGGAAGAGATCCCGGTGGAGACGCAGCACTTCATCGATTCCATCGCTCAGATGTTCTCCTACAGCTTGCCGGTGGCCATGCTGCCCAAGTGGAGCCGCAACATCCTGCCATTCTATGGGCGCTACATCGCTGGCTGGGAGGGCATCTTCAAATTCT CTGTGAAGTTTATTGAGATGAAGATGGAGGCAATTCAGAAGCGAGTGGACACAAACCAGGAAGTTGAGGGAGAATACTTAACGTACCTCCTCTCCAATACAAAGATGACCAATAAGGAGGTGTACGGCAGCGTCGCTGAGCTGTTATTGGCTGGAGTCGATACG ACATCCAATACCATGATGTGGGCGATGTACCTGCTGTCCAGGGACTCCAATGTGCAGAACACCCTTTATCAGGAGGTGTCACGCTGTGTACCAGGAGACAACATTCCATCTGCTCAAGATGTCAACTGCATGCCATACCTCAAGGCTGTAATCAAGGAAACACTAAG AATGTACCCTGTTGTCCCCCTGAACTCACGCATCATGGCAGAGAAGGATGTCATTATTGGCGGACATTTTTTCCCCAAGAAG ACTTCGTTTACAATGTGCCACTACGCCATCAGCCAAGATGAAAAGACATTCCCAGAACCATCGAAGTTCAAGCCTGAACGATGGTTGAGGGACGGCCGAGTCCGGCCAAACCCCTTTGGCTCTATCCCATTTGGTTTTGGGGTTCGGGGTTGCGTAGGTCGTCGGATAGCTGAACTGGAGATGTATCTGGCTTTGTCACGG ATAATCAAGCTATTTGAAATCAGACCGGACCCCAGCACAAGAGAGGTGAAAGCTCTCAATCGCTCCGTCTTAGTAGCAGACAGGCAAGTCAATCTGCACTTCCTGGAGAGGACGGACAAAGCTGCCCTTTGA